The Styela clava chromosome 2, kaStyClav1.hap1.2, whole genome shotgun sequence genome contains a region encoding:
- the LOC120326062 gene encoding mitochondrial import inner membrane translocase subunit TIM14-like has protein sequence MATTMIVVGLGIAGSALLARAAVRMAGPAARQMDETLKTLGKFDFENYKYYRGGFETKMTKREAALILGIGQSSNRNRVRECHRRIMLLNHPDKGGSPYLAAKINQAKDMLDHGLKK, from the coding sequence ATGGCAACTACAATGATTGTAGTTGGACTTGGAATTGCTGGTAGTGCTTTGTTAGCTCGAGCAGCTGTCCGCATGGCGGGACCTGCGGCACGTCAGATGGATGAAACACTGAAAACTCTcggaaaatttgattttgaaaattacaaatattatagAGGTGGTTTTGAAACTAAAATGACAAAAAGGGAAGCTGCTTTAATTTTAGGAATTGGGCAGTCTAGCAACAGAAACAGAGTACGAGAATGTCACAGAAGGATTATGCTTCTGAATCATCCTGATAAAGGAGGATCTCCTTATCTTGCCGCCAAAATCAATCAAGCAAAGGACATGTTGGATCAtggattgaaaaaataa
- the LOC120326055 gene encoding EKC/KEOPS complex subunit TP53RK-like, with translation MNPYVNHGVLLHQGAEAKIYKCEFLGRTAIIKFRFSKKYRHPELDEKLTKKRITQEARSLLRCRNIGVQTPAVYFVDLDMGVLVLEYFDMAQTLKEHIFQAYEKYDTPGQYPPELVQVIENVGQKLAMIHNSDIIHGDLTSSNILVECQEGSEGNNVVKIIFIDFGLSSSSRLVEDKGVDLYVLEKAFLSTHPNSENLFGALIKSYKSHSTNCKGIISKYEEVKLRGRKRTMVG, from the coding sequence ATGAATCCCTATGTAAATCATGGAGTGCTTTTGCATCAAGGTGCTGAGGCTAAAATTTATAAATGTGAGTTTCTCGGTCGAACTGCAATTATTAAGTTTCGTTTTTCGAAAAAATATCGCCATCCCGAACTGGATGAAAAACTGACTAAGAAAAGAATAACCCAAGAAGCACGTTCCTTACTAAGATGTAGGAATATTGGAGTTCAAACTCCAGCTGTGTATTTTGTAGATTTGGATATGGGTGTGCTTGTACTTGAATACTTTGACATGGCACAGACATTGAAAGAGCACATATTTCAAGCATATGAGAAATATGATACACCTGGACAATACCCACCAGAATTGGTTCAAGTTATTGAGAATGTTGGACAAAAACTTGCTATGATTCACAACTCTGATATAATACACGGAGATTTGACTTCTTCAAACATCTTGGTTGAATGTCAGGAAGGCAGCGAAGGAAACAATGttgtgaaaataattttcattgacTTTGGTTTGAGCTCATCGTCTCGACTTGTCGAAGACAAGGGTGTTGATTTGTATGTTTTGGAAAAAGCATTCTTAAGTACTCATCCAAATAGTGAAAATCTTTTCGGTGCTTTGATTAAGTCCTACAAATCGCATTCCACCAACTGCAAAGGTATAATATCTAAATATGAGGAAGTAAAACTGCGAGGTCGAAAGCGAACTATGGTAGGGTGA